One genomic segment of Coffea arabica cultivar ET-39 chromosome 6e, Coffea Arabica ET-39 HiFi, whole genome shotgun sequence includes these proteins:
- the LOC140009946 gene encoding protein ASPARTIC PROTEASE IN GUARD CELL 1-like, with product MQAEGFTDQRDFHASLATRRKVSLFLACFEMSEPAVQQTVAFDTGTSLFWVHCDNPVGGDGEYSLDPPHNSAGSSTFSNLADCHEYCNNATLCFCDKKSCKYYMQYGTGFSRGILVSERFIFKSSHNRGSLINDVVHKCSHEAETAANDYNGLLELGTAKHSLLSQLGSGEFSYCIEKLGDSSYDKNILIVGKNLATGGDSTPFQIAGFKYYADLEGTSFGGKMLDNDNEQLKISNHKGGAAFDSGASSSALQPMA from the coding sequence ATGCAAGCCGAAGGATTCACTGATCAGAGAGATTTCCACGCAAGTTTAGCAACGCGACGtaaagtttccttgtttcttgcatgttttgaaATGAGCGAACCAGCTGTTCAGCAAACTGTTGCTTTTGACACTGGTACCAGCCTATTTTGGGTCCATTGCGATAATCCAGTGGGTGGTGATGGTGAATATTCATTGGATCCACCCCATAATTCTGCAGGGTCctcaactttttcaaatttagcAGACTGTCATGAATATTGTAACAATGCCACTCTGTGCTTTTGTGACAAAAAATCATGCAAATATTATATGCAATATGGAACTGGATTTTCAAGAGGGATACTTGTGTCTGAGAGATTTATTTTTAAGTCCTCCCACAATAGAGGATCGCTTATCAACGATGTAGTTCATAAATGCTCACATGAAGCAGAAACAGCAGCCAATGACTACAATGGACTGCTTGAACTTGGGACAGCAAAACATTCCTTACTATCACAATTGGGATCTGGTGAATTTTCTTATTGTATTGAAAAATTAGGTGATTCTAGCTATGATAAAAATATACTAATCGTTGGAAAGAATTTAGCCACTGGAGGAGATTCAACTCCTTTTCAAATTGCTGGCTTCAAATACTATGCAGACCTAGAAGGCACAAGTTTTGGAGGTAAGATGCTTGACAATGACAATGAACAAttgaaaatatcaaatcataaGGGTGGTGCAGCTTTTGATTCTGGTGCAAGTTCTAGTGCTCTTCAGCCAATGGCATAG
- the LOC140009947 gene encoding aspartic proteinase nepenthesin-2-like gives MEISLARLNFLSMQAEGFTDQRDFHASLATRRKVSLFLACFEMSEPAVQQTVAFDTGTSLFWVHCDNPVGGDGEYSLDPPHNSAGSSTFSNLADCHEYCNNATLCFCDKNHANIICNIELDFQEGYLQTAANDYNGLLELGTAKHSLLSQLGSGEFSYCIEKLGDSSYDKNILIVGKNLATGGDSTPFQIAGFKYYADLEGISFGGKMLDNDNEQLKISNHKGGAAFDSGASSSAIQPMA, from the exons ATGGAGATTTCGTTGGCTCGGTTAAACTTTTTATCAATGCAAGCCGAAGGATTCACCGATCAGAGAGATTTCCACGCAAGTTTAGCAACGCGGCGtaaagtttccttgtttcttgcatgttttgaaATGAGCGAACCAGCTGTTCAGCAAACTGTTGCTTTTGACACTGGTACCAGCCTATTTTGGGTCCATTGCGATAATCCAGTGGGTGGTGATGGTGAATATTCATTGGATCCACCCCATAATTCTGCAGGGTCctcaactttttcaaatttagcAGACTGTCATGAATATTGTAACAATGCCACTCTGTGCTTTTGTGACAAAAATCATGCAAATATTATATGCAATATAGAACTGGATTTTCAAGAGGGATACTTGC AAACAGCAGCCAATGACTACAATGGACTGCTTGAACTTGGGACAGCAAAACATTCCTTACTATCACAATTGGGATCTGGTGAATTTTCTTATTGTATTGAAAAATTAGGTGATTCTAGCTATGATAAAAATATACTAATCGTTGGAAAAAATTTAGCCACTGGAGGAGATTCAACTCCTTTTCAAATTGCTGGCTTCAAATACTATGCAGACCTAGAAGGCATAAGTTTTGGAGGTAAGATGCTTGACAATGACAATGAACAAttgaaaatatcaaatcataaGGGTGGTGCAGCTTTTGATTCTGGTGCTAGTTCTAGTGCTATTCAGCCAATGGCATAG